In the genome of Vicia villosa cultivar HV-30 ecotype Madison, WI linkage group LG7, Vvil1.0, whole genome shotgun sequence, one region contains:
- the LOC131616294 gene encoding uncharacterized protein LOC131616294 isoform X1 has protein sequence MLQRTTGVGMNSAMDDMNLIQQAQRHHLVVREIGEEIDLEIGPGEDDPSFGNATLIGAPLRESSAEDHGESKQMMVVSQLSNDVQDLSQTQQVKRKKKVVKRWREEWADTYKWAYVDVKDGTPRIFCSVCREFGRKHRRNPYGNEGSRNMQMSALEEHNNSLLHKEALRLQSASKDKIMADKPVYVKAVMSKTAGSILEATLKRDPHEVEFIQAVQEVVQALERVIGKNSHYVNIMERLLEPERMIIFRVPWVDDRGETHVNRGFRVQFNQSMGPCRGGIRFHPSVNLSITKFLGFEQTLKNALSPYKLGGAAGGSDFDPKGKSENEIMRFCQSFMCEMYHYLGPDKDLPSEEMGVGTREMGYLFGQYRRLVGHFQGTFTGPRIFWSGSSLRPEATGYGLVFFAQLMLADMNKELKGLRCVVSGSGKIALHVLEKLIAYGALPISVSDSRGYLVDEDGFDYMKVQFLRDIKAQHRSLRDYSKTYARSKYYDEAKPWVERYDLAFACATQNEIDQADAINLVNSGCRILIEGSNMPCTPDAVQVLRKANVLVAPAMAAGAGGVVAGELELNHECSLMNWSPEDFESKLQEAMKQTYQRAIKAATDFGYQKESPEALVHGAVISAFLTIAQAMTDQGCV, from the exons ATGTTGCAGCGAACCACTGGAGTAGGGATGAATTCTGCAATGGATGATATGAATTTGATTCAGCAAGCACAGAGGCATCACTTGGTTGTGAGGGAGATTGGTGAAGAGATTGATTTAGAAATTGGACCTGGGGAAGATGATCCTTCATTTGGCAATGCAACACTAATTGGTGCACCGTTGCGCGAATCTTCTGCAGAAGATCATGGTGAGAGCAAGCAGATGATGGTGGTTTCTCAGCTTTCTAATGACGTTCAAGACCTGTCTCAGACTCAACAGgtgaaaaggaagaaaaaggtTGTTAAAAGATGGAGAGAGGAATGGGCAGACACTTACAAATGGGCCTATGTCGATGTCAAAGATGGGACACCCAGGATTTTCTGCTCTGTCTGCAGGGAATTTGGCAGGAAGCATCGAAGAAATCCTTATGGGAATGAGGGAAGTCGTAATATGCAGATGAGTGCGCTCGAGGAACACAATAATAGTTTGCTTCATAAAGAGGCTCTTCGTCTTCAATCGGCCTCCAAAGATAAAATTATGGCTGACAAGCCTGTATATGTAAAAG CCGTAATGTCAAAAACAGCGGGATCAATTCTTGAAGCCACGCTAAAAAGGGATCCTCATGAGGTTGAGTTCATTCAGGCAGTCCAGGAGGTAGTTCAAGCTCTTGAGAGAGTCATTGGGAAAAATTCTCA TTATGTTAACATCATGGAGCGATTGTTGGAACCTGAACGAATGATTATTTTTCGAGTTCCATGGGTGGATGATAGGGGTGAGACACACGTTAATAGGGGGTTTCGAGTACAATTTAACCAGTCAATGGGTCCATGCAGGGGTGGCATTCGATTTCATCCGTCAGTGAATTTAAGTATTACCAAATTCCTTGGCTTTGAGCAG ACGTTAAAGAATGCTCTATCACCTTACAAATTAGGAGGAGCAGCTGGTGGAAGTGATTTTGATCCAAAAGGCAAAAGTGAGAATGAG ATTATGCGATTTTGCCAGAGTTTCATGTGTGAGATGTACCATTACCTTGGTCCTGACAAG GACCTTCCGTCGGAGGAGATGGGCGTTGGTACTCGTGAGATGGGGTATCTTTTTGGACAGTATAGACGTCTAGTTGGTCATTTTCAG GGAACTTTTACAGGGCCAAGAATATTTTGGTCTGGCTCCAGTCTTCGACCTGAAGCTACTGGCTATGGGCTG GTTTTCTTTGCCCAACTCATGCTAGCTGACATGAATAAAGAACTCAAAGGATTAag ATGTGTAGTGAGTGGTTCTGGAAAGATTGCACTGCATGTTTTAGAGAAGCTAATTGCATATGGTGCTCTTCCCATTTCAGTATCAG ATTCTAGGGGATATTTGGTTGATGAAGATGGATTTGACTACATGAAAGTACAATTTTTGAGAGACATCAAAGCTCAGCATAGAAGTTTGCG AGACTATTCAAAGACCTATGCTCGGTCCAAATATTATGATGAAGCAAAACCCTGGGTTGAAAGATATGATCTTGCATTTGCTTGTGCTACACAGAATGAGATTGATCAAGCTGATGCCATCAATTTGGTTAATTCAGGATGTCGCATACTAATAGAAG GTTCAAACATGCCCTGTACCCCTGATGCAGTTCAAGTTCTGAGGAAAGCTAATGTTCTTGTTGCTCCTGCAATGGCTGCTGGTGCTGGAGGG GTTGTGGCTGGAGAACTTGAATTGAATCACGAGTGCAGTTTAATGAACTGGTCCCCCGAGGACTTTGAATCTAAATTACAG GAAGCAATGAAACAGACATATCAAAGAGCTATAAAAGCTGCAACTGATTTCGGTTACCAAAAGGAAAGCCCCGA GGCTTTGGTACATGGAGCAGTTATCTCTGCCTTTCTTACTATTGCTCAAGCCATGACTGATCAAGGCTGTGTATGA
- the LOC131616294 gene encoding uncharacterized protein LOC131616294 isoform X2 yields MLQRTTGVGMNSAMDDMNLIQQAQRHHLVVREIGEEIDLEIGPGEDDPSFGNATLIGAPLRESSAEDHGESKQMMVVSQLSNDVQDLSQTQQVKRKKKVVKRWREEWADTYKWAYVDVKDGTPRIFCSVCREFGRKHRRNPYGNEGSRNMQMSALEEHNNSLLHKEALRLQSASKDKIMADKPVYVKAGSILEATLKRDPHEVEFIQAVQEVVQALERVIGKNSHYVNIMERLLEPERMIIFRVPWVDDRGETHVNRGFRVQFNQSMGPCRGGIRFHPSVNLSITKFLGFEQTLKNALSPYKLGGAAGGSDFDPKGKSENEIMRFCQSFMCEMYHYLGPDKDLPSEEMGVGTREMGYLFGQYRRLVGHFQGTFTGPRIFWSGSSLRPEATGYGLVFFAQLMLADMNKELKGLRCVVSGSGKIALHVLEKLIAYGALPISVSDSRGYLVDEDGFDYMKVQFLRDIKAQHRSLRDYSKTYARSKYYDEAKPWVERYDLAFACATQNEIDQADAINLVNSGCRILIEGSNMPCTPDAVQVLRKANVLVAPAMAAGAGGVVAGELELNHECSLMNWSPEDFESKLQEAMKQTYQRAIKAATDFGYQKESPEALVHGAVISAFLTIAQAMTDQGCV; encoded by the exons ATGTTGCAGCGAACCACTGGAGTAGGGATGAATTCTGCAATGGATGATATGAATTTGATTCAGCAAGCACAGAGGCATCACTTGGTTGTGAGGGAGATTGGTGAAGAGATTGATTTAGAAATTGGACCTGGGGAAGATGATCCTTCATTTGGCAATGCAACACTAATTGGTGCACCGTTGCGCGAATCTTCTGCAGAAGATCATGGTGAGAGCAAGCAGATGATGGTGGTTTCTCAGCTTTCTAATGACGTTCAAGACCTGTCTCAGACTCAACAGgtgaaaaggaagaaaaaggtTGTTAAAAGATGGAGAGAGGAATGGGCAGACACTTACAAATGGGCCTATGTCGATGTCAAAGATGGGACACCCAGGATTTTCTGCTCTGTCTGCAGGGAATTTGGCAGGAAGCATCGAAGAAATCCTTATGGGAATGAGGGAAGTCGTAATATGCAGATGAGTGCGCTCGAGGAACACAATAATAGTTTGCTTCATAAAGAGGCTCTTCGTCTTCAATCGGCCTCCAAAGATAAAATTATGGCTGACAAGCCTGTATATGTAAAAG CGGGATCAATTCTTGAAGCCACGCTAAAAAGGGATCCTCATGAGGTTGAGTTCATTCAGGCAGTCCAGGAGGTAGTTCAAGCTCTTGAGAGAGTCATTGGGAAAAATTCTCA TTATGTTAACATCATGGAGCGATTGTTGGAACCTGAACGAATGATTATTTTTCGAGTTCCATGGGTGGATGATAGGGGTGAGACACACGTTAATAGGGGGTTTCGAGTACAATTTAACCAGTCAATGGGTCCATGCAGGGGTGGCATTCGATTTCATCCGTCAGTGAATTTAAGTATTACCAAATTCCTTGGCTTTGAGCAG ACGTTAAAGAATGCTCTATCACCTTACAAATTAGGAGGAGCAGCTGGTGGAAGTGATTTTGATCCAAAAGGCAAAAGTGAGAATGAG ATTATGCGATTTTGCCAGAGTTTCATGTGTGAGATGTACCATTACCTTGGTCCTGACAAG GACCTTCCGTCGGAGGAGATGGGCGTTGGTACTCGTGAGATGGGGTATCTTTTTGGACAGTATAGACGTCTAGTTGGTCATTTTCAG GGAACTTTTACAGGGCCAAGAATATTTTGGTCTGGCTCCAGTCTTCGACCTGAAGCTACTGGCTATGGGCTG GTTTTCTTTGCCCAACTCATGCTAGCTGACATGAATAAAGAACTCAAAGGATTAag ATGTGTAGTGAGTGGTTCTGGAAAGATTGCACTGCATGTTTTAGAGAAGCTAATTGCATATGGTGCTCTTCCCATTTCAGTATCAG ATTCTAGGGGATATTTGGTTGATGAAGATGGATTTGACTACATGAAAGTACAATTTTTGAGAGACATCAAAGCTCAGCATAGAAGTTTGCG AGACTATTCAAAGACCTATGCTCGGTCCAAATATTATGATGAAGCAAAACCCTGGGTTGAAAGATATGATCTTGCATTTGCTTGTGCTACACAGAATGAGATTGATCAAGCTGATGCCATCAATTTGGTTAATTCAGGATGTCGCATACTAATAGAAG GTTCAAACATGCCCTGTACCCCTGATGCAGTTCAAGTTCTGAGGAAAGCTAATGTTCTTGTTGCTCCTGCAATGGCTGCTGGTGCTGGAGGG GTTGTGGCTGGAGAACTTGAATTGAATCACGAGTGCAGTTTAATGAACTGGTCCCCCGAGGACTTTGAATCTAAATTACAG GAAGCAATGAAACAGACATATCAAAGAGCTATAAAAGCTGCAACTGATTTCGGTTACCAAAAGGAAAGCCCCGA GGCTTTGGTACATGGAGCAGTTATCTCTGCCTTTCTTACTATTGCTCAAGCCATGACTGATCAAGGCTGTGTATGA
- the LOC131616292 gene encoding uncharacterized protein LOC131616292, with protein MKSRKIDSFFKREERDEEDFTPIPEPQRVLENPRIEESVNRVCSDDIESSLERDPGKRPSMWEYNVNQKDEIRRAYLKWGPYQMNLEQYPLSGKEDHQRRFQHAWFSLFPSWLEYSPSEDAAYCLPCYLFSKRPSGRPGSDVFISTCFRGWKKVRNGKNCAFLKHIGKDPCSPHDNAMKACQDLLNQDGHIRNIVQAQSSIDIMKNRIRLKTSIDTIRWLTFQACVFRGHDESTTSLNQGNFLELIKLLACYNDEVAKVVLENAPSNSKYTSHLIQKEILHILSGRVKKYIREEIGDSKFCIIVDEARDESKKEQMSLVLRFVDKDGFIQERFFGLAHVNDTTSLTLKQKVCDILSLHNLDVSNIRGQGYDGASNMRGEWNGLQALFMKDCPYAYYVHCFAHRLQLALVTASREVKPIHQFVEKLTLIVNVVCSSTKRHDELQTSQLDEIEHLLEIGEIVTGKGENQIGTLKRAGDTRWGSHFSSIFSLINMYEATCYVSRKFAKEGLSYASRGDADSAYNYLKSFDFIFILHLMKEIMGITNVLCQALQQQSQDVVNAMHLVCSTKTLIQELREIGWNELFATVKSFCEKHDIEISDLNGVHQQQDLVVLVLKKIR; from the coding sequence ATGAAGAGTAGAAAAATTGATTCTTTTTTCAAAAGGGAAGAAAGAGATGAAGAGGATTTCACACCTATCCCCGAACCTCAAAGAGTTCTTGAGAATCCAAGAATTGAAGAAAGCGTTAATAGAGTTTGTTCGGATGACATTGAGAGTTCTTTAGAACGCGATCCTGGAAAACGTCCTTCAATGTGGGAATATAATGtaaatcaaaaagatgaaataCGAAGAGCTTATTTAAAATGGGGTCCATATCAAATGAATTTAGAGCAATATCCATTATCtggtaaagaagatcatcaaagaCGCTTTCAACACGCTTGGtttagcctttttccttcatgGTTAGAATATTCACCTTCAGAAGATGCTGCTTATTGCTTACCATGCTATCTTTTTAGCAAAAGACCAAGTGGGCGTCCTGGTTCCGATGTCTTCATTTCTACATGTTTTAGAGGTTGGAAGAAAGTTAGAAATGGAAAGAATTGTGCATTTCTTAAACACATAGGGAAAGATCCTTGTTCACCACATGACAATGCTATGAAAGCTTGTCAAGACTTGTTGAATCAAGATGGTCACATTAGGAATATTGTTCAAGCTCAAAGTTCAATTGATATAATGAAGAATCGCATACGTCTCAAGACTTCAATTGACACTATTCGTTGGTTAACTTTTCAAGCGTGTGTTTTTAGAGGTCATGATGAAAGTACAACATCATTAAACCAAGGTAATTTTCTTGAATTGATAAAACTCTTAGCATGTTATAATGATGAAGTTGCAAAAGTTGTGTTGGAAAATGCTCCATCTAATAGCAAGTATACTTCACATCTAATTCAAAAAGAGATCTTGCACATTCTTTCAGGTAGGGTGAAAAAGTATATCCGTGAAGAAATTGGTGATTCCAAATTTTGTATAATAGTAGATGAAGCGCGTGATGAATCTAAAAAAGAGCAAATGTCTCTTGTTTTGAGATTTGTTGATAAAGATGGTTTTATACAAGAGAGATTTTTTGGCCTTGCACATGTTAATGACACTACATCTTTAACTCTTAAGCAAAAAGTTTGTGATATACTTTCTCTGCATAATCTTGATGTCTCTAACATTCGTGGTCAAGGGTATGATGGTGCTAGCAATATGAGAGGAGAGTGGAACGGTTTACAAGCACTCTTTATGAAGGATTGTCCTTATGCATATTATGTTCATTGTTTTGCTCATCGGTTACAACTTGCTTTGGTTACTGCATCAAGAGAAGTTAAACCAATTCATCAATTCGTTGAGAAGTTGACTTTAATTGTCAATGTTGTTTGTTCTTCTACAAAGCGCCATGACGAGTTACAAACTTCCCAATTAGATGAAATTGAACATTTATTAGAGATTGGTGAGATTGTAACGGGTAAAGGTGAAAATCAAATTGGTACTTTGAAGCGAGCAGGGGATACTCGTTGGGGATCACATTTCTCTTCTATTTTTAGCTTGATAAATATGTATGAAGCAACTTGTTATGTTTCAAGAAAATTTGCAAAGGAAGGATTAAGTTATGCTTCACGTGGAGATGCAGATAGTGCTTACaattatttgaagtcatttgatttcATATTCATATTGCATTTGATGAAAGAAATTATGGGGATCACAAATGTTCTTTGTCAAGCTTTACAACAACAATCTCAGGATGTAGTTAATGCTATGCATTTGGTTTGTTCAACAAAAACTCTTATTCAAGAATTAAGAGAAATTGGTTGGAATGAATTGTTTGCTACTGTGAAGTCTTTCTGTGAAAAACATGATATTGAGATTTCTGATCTTAATGGTGTGCATCAACAACAAGATTTGGTTGTTCTCGTCTTGAAGAAAATCAGGTAA